In the genome of Balneola sp., one region contains:
- the ilvD gene encoding dihydroxy-acid dehydratase, with protein MAELNKYSKHITQDGSQPAAQAMLHALGLTDEDLQQPMIGIASTGYEGNPCNMHLNDLAVHIKRGVNAHAMTGLIFNTIGISDGISMGTPGMRYSLPSRDLIADSMESMVKGMSYDGMAAIVGCDKNMPGALMAMLRINRPAILIYGGTIAPGHHNGKKLDVVSAFEAWGQKVSGSIDDKEFKDIVMNSCPGPGACGGMYTANTMASAIEAMGMSLPYNASNPATSADKVLECEAVGEHLYALLEKDIKPRDILTKTSLQNAFKLITILGGSTNAVLHMIAIAKAADLEFTLADFQEISDSTPFLADLKPSGQYVMEDLHNVGGIPGVMKFMLNEGMIDGSCLTVTGKSIEENLEDISPLSSEQKVVFPVSTPIKTNGHIQILFGNVAEEGAVAKITGKEGLAFSGPARVFDSEEEANDGIKDGKVQKGDVIVIRYVGPRGGPGMPEMLKPTSAIMGAGLGKDVALITDGRFSGGSHGFVVGHVTPEAQSGGTIALIQDGDLISIDAEQNTIHVDLSEKELEIRREAWQEPPLKEQSGQLYKYAKTVSSASEGCVTDEF; from the coding sequence ATGGCAGAACTGAACAAATACAGCAAACACATTACGCAAGACGGCTCCCAGCCTGCCGCCCAGGCGATGCTCCATGCACTGGGACTTACTGATGAAGATTTGCAACAGCCTATGATTGGAATCGCAAGTACAGGATATGAGGGAAATCCTTGTAACATGCACTTAAATGATCTTGCTGTTCATATAAAACGAGGTGTAAATGCCCATGCAATGACTGGCCTCATCTTCAATACCATTGGTATAAGTGATGGTATTTCAATGGGAACTCCGGGGATGCGTTACTCCCTTCCCTCCCGGGATTTAATCGCCGATTCTATGGAGTCGATGGTTAAAGGAATGAGCTATGATGGAATGGCTGCAATCGTTGGATGTGATAAGAATATGCCGGGAGCGTTGATGGCAATGCTTCGGATCAATCGTCCCGCTATTCTGATTTATGGAGGAACTATTGCACCGGGACATCATAATGGGAAAAAGTTAGACGTGGTTTCAGCCTTTGAAGCCTGGGGACAAAAAGTATCGGGTTCAATTGATGATAAGGAGTTCAAAGATATCGTAATGAACTCCTGCCCCGGCCCGGGAGCTTGTGGAGGTATGTACACGGCTAATACTATGGCTTCAGCAATAGAAGCGATGGGAATGAGTCTTCCATATAATGCTTCCAATCCTGCCACCAGCGCCGATAAAGTACTGGAATGTGAAGCCGTTGGGGAGCATTTATATGCATTGCTTGAAAAAGATATCAAGCCGAGAGATATCCTTACTAAAACCTCTCTACAAAATGCATTTAAACTGATCACAATCCTGGGAGGCTCAACTAATGCCGTGCTCCATATGATTGCCATTGCTAAAGCTGCTGACCTGGAGTTTACTTTAGCTGATTTCCAGGAAATTAGTGATTCCACTCCTTTCCTAGCTGATTTAAAACCCAGCGGGCAGTATGTAATGGAAGATCTCCATAATGTGGGCGGAATTCCCGGAGTAATGAAGTTCATGCTGAATGAAGGTATGATCGATGGTAGTTGCCTTACTGTAACTGGGAAAAGTATTGAAGAAAACCTGGAGGATATCAGTCCCCTCTCTTCCGAGCAAAAAGTTGTATTCCCGGTTTCTACTCCAATAAAGACAAATGGTCACATTCAAATCCTCTTTGGAAATGTTGCTGAAGAAGGAGCCGTAGCAAAAATTACCGGAAAAGAAGGATTGGCTTTCTCAGGCCCGGCTCGGGTTTTCGACAGTGAAGAAGAAGCCAATGATGGCATTAAAGATGGTAAAGTTCAAAAAGGAGATGTCATTGTTATCCGATATGTAGGACCAAGAGGCGGACCAGGAATGCCTGAGATGCTTAAACCCACTTCAGCTATCATGGGCGCTGGGCTAGGCAAAGATGTGGCGTTAATCACTGACGGTAGATTTTCAGGTGGCTCACATGGATTCGTGGTTGGACATGTAACTCCTGAGGCGCAATCAGGAGGAACTATCGCACTTATCCAGGATGGAGACCTCATCAGTATTGATGCCGAGCAAAATACTATCCATGTAGATCTTTCGGAAAAGGAATTGGAAATCAGGCGAGAAGCCTGGCAAGAACCTCCGCTTAAAGAACAAAGCGGACAATTGTACAAATATGCGAAAACGGTTTCATCAGCCTCGGAAGGCTGCGTGACCGATGAGTTCTAA
- the ilvB gene encoding biosynthetic-type acetolactate synthase large subunit yields MGTVDTLNQTTTQTTSTERVTGADAVVRILLEEGVDMLFGYPGGAIMPVYDSLYDYREQIHHVLARHEQGASHAAQGYARASGKVGVCLATSGPGATNLITGLADAQIDSTPLVCITGQVPSGLLGSDAFQETDVIGISMPVTKWNYQVTRAEEIPEALAKAFYLARSGRPGPVLVDITKDAQFEEFDFEYKKCTSIRSYVEKPALDLAKVEEAAELINNAKRPYVLFGQGVILAHAEKEFKAFIEKTGIPSAWTIMGLSALETDHPLNVGMLGMHGNYGPNLLTNECDILIAIGMRFDDRVTGNLSKYAKQAKVIHMEIDPAEIDKNVKTDVAVLGDAKESLQELIKRVKPNSHEEWLQRFRDCDKQEHEKVIQDELYPTSDILSMGEVIRLINENTGGDHILVTDVGQHQMVACRYSKFTQSKSNITSGGLGTMGFGLPAGLGAALGAPDRTVIAVVGDGGFQMTLQELATIYQTKAKVKVLLLNNEFLGMVRQWQQLFFDKRYSATEMINPDFQQMVKGFYIPTNKVTKREELEAAVKEFIEFDGAYFLEVMVGKENNVFPMVPSGSGVAEIRLE; encoded by the coding sequence ATGGGAACGGTAGACACACTCAATCAAACAACGACACAAACAACCTCAACTGAACGAGTTACTGGCGCAGATGCCGTGGTCCGGATTCTACTTGAAGAAGGTGTGGATATGCTCTTTGGATATCCTGGCGGAGCCATTATGCCGGTATATGATTCTCTTTATGATTACCGTGAGCAAATCCATCATGTTCTTGCTCGTCATGAACAGGGAGCAAGTCATGCTGCACAAGGCTATGCACGAGCTTCAGGAAAAGTGGGCGTTTGCCTGGCAACTTCTGGTCCGGGAGCAACGAACCTAATTACAGGATTAGCCGATGCACAAATCGACTCCACTCCTCTTGTTTGTATAACAGGTCAAGTGCCATCTGGTTTATTAGGTAGTGATGCCTTCCAGGAAACGGATGTGATTGGGATTTCGATGCCAGTAACTAAATGGAATTACCAGGTTACACGCGCAGAGGAGATCCCCGAAGCACTTGCCAAAGCTTTTTACCTTGCAAGATCAGGACGACCAGGCCCTGTGTTAGTAGACATCACCAAAGACGCCCAGTTTGAGGAGTTTGATTTCGAGTACAAGAAATGTACTTCCATTCGTAGTTATGTTGAAAAACCCGCCCTTGATTTGGCAAAAGTAGAGGAAGCCGCCGAACTCATAAATAATGCAAAGCGCCCCTACGTACTATTTGGCCAGGGAGTAATACTGGCACATGCTGAAAAAGAATTCAAGGCTTTCATTGAGAAAACGGGAATCCCCTCTGCATGGACCATTATGGGGCTTTCTGCACTTGAAACAGATCATCCATTGAATGTGGGAATGCTGGGCATGCATGGTAATTATGGGCCAAACCTGCTTACTAACGAATGTGATATACTCATAGCTATAGGCATGAGATTTGACGACCGGGTAACAGGTAACCTTTCCAAGTATGCAAAACAGGCAAAGGTCATCCACATGGAAATTGACCCCGCTGAAATTGATAAGAATGTGAAAACAGATGTCGCGGTTCTTGGCGATGCCAAGGAATCCTTGCAAGAACTTATCAAACGAGTAAAACCGAACAGCCATGAAGAGTGGTTGCAGCGATTCAGAGATTGCGATAAGCAAGAACATGAAAAGGTAATTCAAGACGAGCTATACCCTACTTCCGATATACTGAGTATGGGGGAAGTAATTCGATTAATTAATGAGAATACCGGAGGTGATCATATCCTGGTTACCGACGTGGGGCAGCACCAAATGGTGGCTTGCCGTTATTCTAAATTCACTCAATCGAAGAGCAACATAACCTCGGGTGGACTCGGAACGATGGGTTTCGGGCTGCCTGCTGGTTTGGGTGCTGCACTTGGAGCGCCGGACCGAACAGTAATTGCTGTGGTTGGCGATGGTGGGTTCCAAATGACGCTTCAGGAATTGGCTACCATCTATCAGACCAAGGCTAAGGTGAAAGTATTATTACTCAATAATGAGTTTTTAGGAATGGTAAGGCAGTGGCAACAGCTCTTTTTCGATAAGCGATACTCTGCCACAGAAATGATTAACCCCGATTTCCAGCAGATGGTGAAAGGCTTTTATATCCCTACCAATAAGGTTACTAAACGAGAAGAATTAGAAGCCGCAGTAAAAGAATTCATTGAATTTGATGGCGCTTACTTCCTGGAAGTAATGGTTGGAAAGGAAAATAATGTATTCCCTATGGTTCCCAGCGGATCGGGAGTAGCAGAGATCAGACTGGAGTGA
- the ilvN gene encoding acetolactate synthase small subunit, translating to MVPLEQEFTITAYTENHVGLLHRLTIIFTKRKINIESLTTSESEMEGVHRFTIAVTETEEVIQKVVKQIEKQVEVLKAGYYKREEVVQQELALYKIPTESLTNSLEVELIVREHNARFLTIEKDFVVIEKAGYRRETVALFEDLQPYGINEFVRSGRIAVARQEYGLGKQVKELLGEEVDG from the coding sequence ATGGTACCTTTAGAACAAGAATTTACGATTACGGCATATACTGAAAATCATGTCGGACTTTTGCATCGGCTCACGATTATTTTCACCAAGCGGAAGATCAATATTGAAAGTCTCACTACCTCTGAGAGTGAGATGGAAGGCGTACACCGTTTCACAATTGCAGTAACTGAAACAGAAGAAGTGATCCAGAAAGTGGTGAAACAAATCGAAAAACAGGTTGAGGTATTAAAAGCGGGCTATTATAAGCGCGAAGAAGTGGTTCAACAGGAACTAGCGTTGTACAAAATTCCGACTGAATCCTTAACAAACAGCCTGGAAGTAGAACTCATCGTCAGAGAGCATAATGCACGTTTCCTGACCATTGAAAAAGATTTCGTGGTGATCGAAAAAGCAGGTTATCGTAGGGAAACCGTTGCTTTATTTGAAGATTTACAGCCCTATGGGATCAATGAATTTGTACGTTCAGGCCGCATAGCTGTAGCCCGGCAAGAATATGGCCTCGGTAAACAGGTCAAAGAATTATTGGGGGAAGAAGTTGATGGATAA
- the ilvC gene encoding ketol-acid reductoisomerase: MALLNFGGVEEEVVTREEFPLEKARETLKDETIAILGYGVQGPGQALNLKDNGFNVIVGQRKNSKTWDKAVADGWVPGETLFELEEACQRGTILQFLLSDAGQISLWPTVKENLTPGKALYFSHGFGITYKERTGIVPPDDVDVILVAPKGSGTSLRRMFLEGRGLNSSYAIFQDATGNAKNRVVALGIGVGSGYLFPTTFKKEVYSDLTGERGTLMGAIQGIFAAQYEVLRANGHTPSEAFNETVEELTQSLMPLVAENGMDWMYANCSTTAQRGALDWWKPFRDATKPVFEELYKEVAAGNEAQKSIDSNSKDDYREGLEQELQELRESEMWQAGATVRTLRPENN, from the coding sequence ATGGCACTTTTAAATTTTGGCGGAGTCGAAGAAGAAGTAGTAACACGTGAGGAATTCCCTCTTGAGAAAGCCAGGGAGACCCTTAAAGACGAAACGATCGCCATTTTAGGATATGGAGTACAAGGCCCCGGACAAGCCTTAAATCTGAAAGACAATGGCTTTAATGTAATTGTCGGCCAACGAAAGAACTCCAAAACCTGGGATAAAGCGGTAGCCGATGGCTGGGTTCCTGGCGAAACACTTTTTGAACTTGAAGAAGCTTGCCAACGAGGAACCATCCTCCAGTTCCTTCTTTCCGATGCGGGACAAATCTCCCTCTGGCCTACCGTAAAGGAGAACCTAACTCCCGGAAAAGCACTCTACTTCTCCCATGGATTTGGAATCACCTATAAAGAACGAACTGGTATTGTCCCCCCGGATGATGTGGATGTGATTCTTGTTGCTCCAAAAGGCTCGGGGACTTCCCTTCGCCGAATGTTCTTAGAAGGCCGCGGATTAAACTCTAGCTATGCCATTTTCCAGGATGCCACAGGAAATGCAAAAAATCGTGTGGTTGCATTGGGGATTGGTGTAGGATCAGGCTACCTCTTCCCTACCACCTTCAAAAAAGAAGTATACAGCGATTTAACAGGCGAGCGCGGAACCTTAATGGGCGCCATCCAGGGAATTTTTGCTGCGCAGTATGAAGTACTTCGTGCAAACGGGCATACCCCTTCCGAAGCCTTTAACGAAACGGTGGAAGAACTTACCCAATCTCTCATGCCTTTAGTAGCCGAAAACGGCATGGACTGGATGTATGCCAACTGTTCTACCACTGCTCAACGTGGCGCACTGGACTGGTGGAAACCATTCCGCGATGCGACAAAGCCAGTTTTTGAAGAGCTCTATAAAGAAGTAGCAGCAGGTAATGAAGCTCAGAAGTCAATCGATTCTAATTCCAAAGATGATTACCGGGAAGGATTAGAACAAGAGCTCCAGGAACTCCGCGAAAGCGAAATGTGGCAGGCTGGTGCTACCGTAAGGACCTTGCGGCCGGAGAATAATTAA